A window of the Hordeum vulgare subsp. vulgare chromosome 5H, MorexV3_pseudomolecules_assembly, whole genome shotgun sequence genome harbors these coding sequences:
- the LOC123400044 gene encoding 30S ribosomal protein S31, mitochondrial, translated as MALRMAAAAFVRRLVPARPPALLAEAEAVTCGRGDKKTKRGKRFKGSYGNSRPKRDKKIERIKDRVEVPRSTPWPLPFKLI; from the coding sequence atGGCGCTGCGGATGGCGGCGGCCGCGTTCGTGCGGCGCCTGGTGCCGGCGCGCCCCCCGGCGCTCCTGGCGGAGGCGGAGGCCGTGACGTGCGGGCGCGGGGACAAGAAGACCAAGCGCGGGAAGCGGTTCAAGGGCTCCTACGGCAACTCGCGGCCGAAGCGGGACAAGAAGATCGAGCGCATCAAGGACCGCGTCGAGGTGCCCCGCTCCACCCCGTGGCCCCTCCCCTTCAAGCTCATCTGA
- the LOC123400045 gene encoding kinesin-like protein KIN-7J isoform X2, producing the protein MAGGEEQQQERILVSVRLRPVNAREAERGDGTEWECAGPATLKFLGTIPERAMFPATYTYDRVFSPECNTRQVYEEGAKEVALSVLSGINSSIFAYGQTSSGKTYTMVGITEHSMAEIYAYIDQHPDREFILKFSAMEIYNEAVRDLLSSDAAPLRLLDDPEKGTVVEKLTEETLRDKGHLLELLAVCEAQRQIGETALNETSSRSHQILRLTVESSTKQFLGKGNSSTLQACVNFVDLAGSERASQTAASGMRLKEGSHINKSLLTLGKVIRQLSGGRNGHIPYRDSKLTRILQSSLGGNARTAIICTMSPAHSHVEQSRNTLLFANCAKNVVTNAQVNVVMSDKALVKHLQRELTRLENELKLPGSASCSTHAEVLKEKDEQIKKLEEQLKELMEEKDTVQSELQNFRKVASDDHLNYLKARLWDPHSQSSESLPRNMSEDALSCSDTYDLVDQDLLIDAQPGHFPRRPSNHVFDSIDECQENLVAYPAVPDVPEEHCKEVQCIETNELRERRSQESFHAQKPETPEKERRPETPEKERRLIMDQAEDCPDEEKRGESITKTAENAIELYACDSDPSFEIEKPNVDEEPLALRRCVISSRDTVLARSSSCKASFMVIPNSWFDDSTSMNMTTPPSENFKFPRRRPEQVRRNLFPEKVASDAITDNSTGNAEEESVANDTSRVTEVKQQTEQNDASQPQENQVQAGTDSSTSTTFESPSRWSFDFPKKQQEIIELWHECHISIVHRTYFFLLFNGDHTDHIYMEVEHRRLSFIKNSFIADGEPNATVASSLKSLRNERDMLYRQMVRKLSLAEKESLYSKWGIERSSKQRRLQLSRLIWTQTDMEHVRESAELVSKMVQHLERGQAIKEMFGLSFSLNLRSGRSFSWGGA; encoded by the exons atggcgggcggggaggagcagcagcaggagcgGATCCTGGTGTCGGTGCGGCTGCGGCCGGTGAACGCGCGGGAGGCGGAGCGCGGCGACGGCACGGAATGGGAGTGCGCCGGCCCAGCCACACTCAAGTTCCTCGGCACCATCCCCGAGCGCGCCATGTTCCCGGCCACCTACACCTACG ACCGGGTGTTCAGCCCCGAGTGCAACACCAGGCAGGTGTACGAGGAAGGGGCCAAGGAGGTCGCCCTCTCCGTGCTCAGCGGCATCAACT CGAGCATTTTCGCCTACGGCCAGACGAGCAGCGGCAAGACGTACACCATGGTCGGCATCACGGAGCACAGCATGGCCGAAATCTACGCCTACATAGACCAG CATCCCGACAGGGAGTTCATCCTCAAGTTCTCGGCCATGGAGATATACAACGAGGCCGTCAGGGACCTCCTCAGCTCCGACGCCGCCCCTCTCCGGCTCCTCGACGATCCGGAG AAAGGAACTGTGGTGGAGAAACTCACCGAGGAGACTCTGAGGGACAAAGGACATCTCCTGGAGCTCCTTGCTGTGTGTGAAG CTCAAAGACAGATCGGGGAGACCGCCTTGAACGAAACGAGTTCTAGGTCTCACCAAATACTCAGACTG ACGGTTGAGAGCTCCACGAAGCAGTTCCTGGGGAAAGGCAACTCCAGCACCCTTCAGGCTTGCGTG AACTTCGTTGATCTGGCAGGAAGTGAACGTGCATCACAGACAGCGGCGAGCGGTATGAGGCTGAAGGAGGGCAGTCATATCAATAAGAGTCTTCTTACACTGGGAAAGGTCATTCGCCAGCTCAG CGGGGGAAGAAACGGCCATATCCCCTACAGAGACTCCAAGCTCACCCGCATATTGCAGTCGTCTTTGGGAGGCAATGCAAGGACAGCCATCATCTGCACGATGAGCCCGGCGCACTCCCACGTCGAGCAGTCCAGGAACACCCTCTTGTTTGCAAACTGTGCAAAAAATGTAGTCACCAATGCACAAGTAAATGTCGTAATGTCAGACAAGGCATTAGTGAAGCATCTTCAGAGAGAGCTTACGAGGTTGGAAAATGAGCTCAAGCTTCCAGGATCAGCCTCTTGCTCAACTCATGCTGAGGTTCTGAAGGAGAAGGATGAACAGATTAAAAAG CTGGAAGAACAGCTGAAGGAATTGATGGAGGAAAAAGACACGGTTCAATCAGAACTTCAGAATTTCCGCAAAGTTGCAAGTGATGACCATCTCAATTATCTTAAAGCAAGACTATGG GATCCACATAGTCAATCTTCAGAATCCCTACCACGTAATATGTCAGAAGATGCACTTTCATGTTCAGATACTTATGACCTGGTCGATCAAGATCTATTAATAGATGCACAGCCAGGGCACTTTCCGCGTCGGCCCAGTAACCATGTTTTCGACAGCATAGATGAATGCCAAGAAAACTTAGTGGCCTACCCAGCTGTGCCAGATGTTCCTGAGGAGCACTGTAAGGAAGTACAATGCATTGAAACCAACGAGCTCAGAGAAAGGAGAAGCCAAGAATCCTTTCATGCACAGAAACCTGAAACGCCTGAAAAGGAGAGAAGACCTGAAACGCCTGAAAAAGAGAGAAGACTGATTATGGATCAAGCTGAAGATTGTCCTGATGAAGAGAAACGTGGTGAAAGCATCACAAAGACAGCAGAAAATGCCATCGAGCTATATGCATGCGATTCTGACCCGTCTTTTGAAATTGAAAAACCTAATGTTGACGAGGAACCATTGGCCCTGAGGAGGTGTGTGATAAGCTCCAGGGATACTGTACTAGCAAGGAGCAGCAGCTGCAAAGCAAGCTTCATGGTAATTCCAAACAGCTGGTTTGATGATTCAACAAGTATGAACATGACAACACCACCAAGTGAAAATTTCAAGTTTCCTCGGAGAAGGCCAGAACAGGTAAGGAGGAACCTCTTTCCTGAAAAAGTTGCCTCAGATGCCATCACCGACAACAGCACAGGTAACGCTGAAGAAGAAAGTGTTGCCAATGACACAAGCCGTGTAACTGAAGTGAAGCAGCAAACTGAGCAGAACGATGCATCCCAGCCACAGGAAAACCAGGTACAAGCTGGCACAGATTCGTCAACGAGCACCACCTTCGAGTCTCCTTCACGGTGGTCCTTTGATTTTCCAAAGAAGCAGCAAGAGATCATCGAGTTGTGGCATGAGTGTCATATCTCCATAGTGCACAGGActtacttcttcctcctcttcaatgGAGACCACACAGATCACATCTACATGGAGGTAGAGCACAGGCGACTGTccttcatcaagaattctttcattGCTGATGGTGAGCCGAATGCTACTGTTGCATCAAG TTTAAAGAGTCTTCGGAATGAGAGGGACATGTTGTACAGGCAGATGGTGAGGAAGCTCAGCCTCGCTGAAAAGGAGAGCCTCTACAGCAAGTGGGGGATCGAACGGAGCTCTAAGCAACGGAGGCTGCAGCTGTCGCGCCTCATCTGGACACAGACTGATATGGAACATGTGAGGGAGAGCGCTGAGCTCGTTTCGAAAATGGTCCAACATCTGGAGCGGGGACAGGCCATCAAGGAGATGTTTGGGTTGAGCTTCTCGCTGAATCTACGGTCTGGGAGATCTTTCAGCTGGGGTGGAGCCTAA
- the LOC123400045 gene encoding kinesin-like protein KIN-7J isoform X1: protein MQHADFWCGVRSREEEMAGGEEQQQERILVSVRLRPVNAREAERGDGTEWECAGPATLKFLGTIPERAMFPATYTYDRVFSPECNTRQVYEEGAKEVALSVLSGINSSIFAYGQTSSGKTYTMVGITEHSMAEIYAYIDQHPDREFILKFSAMEIYNEAVRDLLSSDAAPLRLLDDPEKGTVVEKLTEETLRDKGHLLELLAVCEAQRQIGETALNETSSRSHQILRLTVESSTKQFLGKGNSSTLQACVNFVDLAGSERASQTAASGMRLKEGSHINKSLLTLGKVIRQLSGGRNGHIPYRDSKLTRILQSSLGGNARTAIICTMSPAHSHVEQSRNTLLFANCAKNVVTNAQVNVVMSDKALVKHLQRELTRLENELKLPGSASCSTHAEVLKEKDEQIKKLEEQLKELMEEKDTVQSELQNFRKVASDDHLNYLKARLWDPHSQSSESLPRNMSEDALSCSDTYDLVDQDLLIDAQPGHFPRRPSNHVFDSIDECQENLVAYPAVPDVPEEHCKEVQCIETNELRERRSQESFHAQKPETPEKERRPETPEKERRLIMDQAEDCPDEEKRGESITKTAENAIELYACDSDPSFEIEKPNVDEEPLALRRCVISSRDTVLARSSSCKASFMVIPNSWFDDSTSMNMTTPPSENFKFPRRRPEQVRRNLFPEKVASDAITDNSTGNAEEESVANDTSRVTEVKQQTEQNDASQPQENQVQAGTDSSTSTTFESPSRWSFDFPKKQQEIIELWHECHISIVHRTYFFLLFNGDHTDHIYMEVEHRRLSFIKNSFIADGEPNATVASSLKSLRNERDMLYRQMVRKLSLAEKESLYSKWGIERSSKQRRLQLSRLIWTQTDMEHVRESAELVSKMVQHLERGQAIKEMFGLSFSLNLRSGRSFSWGGA from the exons ATGCAGCACGCTGATTTCTGGTGTGGCGTCCGttccagggaggaggagatggcgggcggggaggagcagcagcaggagcgGATCCTGGTGTCGGTGCGGCTGCGGCCGGTGAACGCGCGGGAGGCGGAGCGCGGCGACGGCACGGAATGGGAGTGCGCCGGCCCAGCCACACTCAAGTTCCTCGGCACCATCCCCGAGCGCGCCATGTTCCCGGCCACCTACACCTACG ACCGGGTGTTCAGCCCCGAGTGCAACACCAGGCAGGTGTACGAGGAAGGGGCCAAGGAGGTCGCCCTCTCCGTGCTCAGCGGCATCAACT CGAGCATTTTCGCCTACGGCCAGACGAGCAGCGGCAAGACGTACACCATGGTCGGCATCACGGAGCACAGCATGGCCGAAATCTACGCCTACATAGACCAG CATCCCGACAGGGAGTTCATCCTCAAGTTCTCGGCCATGGAGATATACAACGAGGCCGTCAGGGACCTCCTCAGCTCCGACGCCGCCCCTCTCCGGCTCCTCGACGATCCGGAG AAAGGAACTGTGGTGGAGAAACTCACCGAGGAGACTCTGAGGGACAAAGGACATCTCCTGGAGCTCCTTGCTGTGTGTGAAG CTCAAAGACAGATCGGGGAGACCGCCTTGAACGAAACGAGTTCTAGGTCTCACCAAATACTCAGACTG ACGGTTGAGAGCTCCACGAAGCAGTTCCTGGGGAAAGGCAACTCCAGCACCCTTCAGGCTTGCGTG AACTTCGTTGATCTGGCAGGAAGTGAACGTGCATCACAGACAGCGGCGAGCGGTATGAGGCTGAAGGAGGGCAGTCATATCAATAAGAGTCTTCTTACACTGGGAAAGGTCATTCGCCAGCTCAG CGGGGGAAGAAACGGCCATATCCCCTACAGAGACTCCAAGCTCACCCGCATATTGCAGTCGTCTTTGGGAGGCAATGCAAGGACAGCCATCATCTGCACGATGAGCCCGGCGCACTCCCACGTCGAGCAGTCCAGGAACACCCTCTTGTTTGCAAACTGTGCAAAAAATGTAGTCACCAATGCACAAGTAAATGTCGTAATGTCAGACAAGGCATTAGTGAAGCATCTTCAGAGAGAGCTTACGAGGTTGGAAAATGAGCTCAAGCTTCCAGGATCAGCCTCTTGCTCAACTCATGCTGAGGTTCTGAAGGAGAAGGATGAACAGATTAAAAAG CTGGAAGAACAGCTGAAGGAATTGATGGAGGAAAAAGACACGGTTCAATCAGAACTTCAGAATTTCCGCAAAGTTGCAAGTGATGACCATCTCAATTATCTTAAAGCAAGACTATGG GATCCACATAGTCAATCTTCAGAATCCCTACCACGTAATATGTCAGAAGATGCACTTTCATGTTCAGATACTTATGACCTGGTCGATCAAGATCTATTAATAGATGCACAGCCAGGGCACTTTCCGCGTCGGCCCAGTAACCATGTTTTCGACAGCATAGATGAATGCCAAGAAAACTTAGTGGCCTACCCAGCTGTGCCAGATGTTCCTGAGGAGCACTGTAAGGAAGTACAATGCATTGAAACCAACGAGCTCAGAGAAAGGAGAAGCCAAGAATCCTTTCATGCACAGAAACCTGAAACGCCTGAAAAGGAGAGAAGACCTGAAACGCCTGAAAAAGAGAGAAGACTGATTATGGATCAAGCTGAAGATTGTCCTGATGAAGAGAAACGTGGTGAAAGCATCACAAAGACAGCAGAAAATGCCATCGAGCTATATGCATGCGATTCTGACCCGTCTTTTGAAATTGAAAAACCTAATGTTGACGAGGAACCATTGGCCCTGAGGAGGTGTGTGATAAGCTCCAGGGATACTGTACTAGCAAGGAGCAGCAGCTGCAAAGCAAGCTTCATGGTAATTCCAAACAGCTGGTTTGATGATTCAACAAGTATGAACATGACAACACCACCAAGTGAAAATTTCAAGTTTCCTCGGAGAAGGCCAGAACAGGTAAGGAGGAACCTCTTTCCTGAAAAAGTTGCCTCAGATGCCATCACCGACAACAGCACAGGTAACGCTGAAGAAGAAAGTGTTGCCAATGACACAAGCCGTGTAACTGAAGTGAAGCAGCAAACTGAGCAGAACGATGCATCCCAGCCACAGGAAAACCAGGTACAAGCTGGCACAGATTCGTCAACGAGCACCACCTTCGAGTCTCCTTCACGGTGGTCCTTTGATTTTCCAAAGAAGCAGCAAGAGATCATCGAGTTGTGGCATGAGTGTCATATCTCCATAGTGCACAGGActtacttcttcctcctcttcaatgGAGACCACACAGATCACATCTACATGGAGGTAGAGCACAGGCGACTGTccttcatcaagaattctttcattGCTGATGGTGAGCCGAATGCTACTGTTGCATCAAG TTTAAAGAGTCTTCGGAATGAGAGGGACATGTTGTACAGGCAGATGGTGAGGAAGCTCAGCCTCGCTGAAAAGGAGAGCCTCTACAGCAAGTGGGGGATCGAACGGAGCTCTAAGCAACGGAGGCTGCAGCTGTCGCGCCTCATCTGGACACAGACTGATATGGAACATGTGAGGGAGAGCGCTGAGCTCGTTTCGAAAATGGTCCAACATCTGGAGCGGGGACAGGCCATCAAGGAGATGTTTGGGTTGAGCTTCTCGCTGAATCTACGGTCTGGGAGATCTTTCAGCTGGGGTGGAGCCTAA